GCGGCGGCGGCGCTCGTCCGGGTGCAGGGCCACCCACGCACGCGACCGGTCGCCCAGGGCCGAGCGGAAGACGTCGAGGGTCATCGGCGGCGGGGTCATCTCCAGAACTATACACAACACGCCTTATGTCAAGCTCCGGATGCAGAGGTGGAGGTGGAGTGAGGTCGCCGGCTCTGGAGTCCAGATCACCCTGCGGACGGCACACCTCTTCTATGGATAGCCAGGCCCACGGCACCTGAGGAGCGGGTAACCCACGTCAGAGCACACAGGTGAATGAAGCATGATCCTGCGATTGACGTTCGTTAACCCTCGCCCAGTGCAGTTTGACAGCGAATAGTCCGGGGCGTACAGTCTGCCCACTCAGGATGAAACGTTTTCACGCCGGCCAGCAGTGGCTGGCAGAGCCTCTTGCCGTGCTCGCAAGGAGTCGCCATGGCCACACCCCCACCAGACGGTTCTGTCCGCGCGGCCGGGATCCGCGAGGTGGCGCGGCGGGCCGGCGTGTCGATTGCCACGGTCAGCCGGGTGTTCAATGCCCGCTCGACCGTGCAGCCGGGAACGCGAGACCGGGTGCTGGAGGAGGCGCGGGCCGTGGGCTACTCGCCCAGTCCACTGGGGCGCAATCTGGTGCGGGGCCGCAGTGACCTGCTGGGCGTGATCCTGCCGAACACCGGCTTCCCGCTGTACGGCGCGGTGCTGCGCGGCATCGAGGACACCATCCAGACCAGCGGCATGAGCGTGCTGCTTGCCTCCAGCCGGGACGACGCAGAGGTTGAGATCCGGGCCGTCCAGCACCTGCTACGCCATGCCGTGGACGGCTGCATCGTCGTGAATTCCCGCGCCGGATCCGGGCTGCCCTCAGAGCGGGTCTATGTCCACATTGCGCCGGAAGATCCGGCCGCGCCGCACCGCGTGGAACTCGACAACGTGCGCGGCGGGGAGCTGGCGGCGGCGGAACTGCTGGCGGGTGGTGCGCGGTGTCCGGCCTACGTCGGCGCACCGGGGCGCGAGTCGGCCGAGCGCGAGCGCGGATTCGTGACCCGCATGGCGGCGGCCGGACGCCAGGTGTACCACGTTCCCGGCGATTACAGCGAGGACTCGGGCCTGCGGGCGGGAATGGCGCTGCCGGCCGAAGTGGACGCGGTCTTCGTGGCCGGTGACCTGATGGCGGCCGGGGTGCTGCGTGCCCTGCACCAGCAGGGGCG
The Deinococcus sp. AB2017081 genome window above contains:
- a CDS encoding LacI family DNA-binding transcriptional regulator, which translates into the protein MATPPPDGSVRAAGIREVARRAGVSIATVSRVFNARSTVQPGTRDRVLEEARAVGYSPSPLGRNLVRGRSDLLGVILPNTGFPLYGAVLRGIEDTIQTSGMSVLLASSRDDAEVEIRAVQHLLRHAVDGCIVVNSRAGSGLPSERVYVHIAPEDPAAPHRVELDNVRGGELAAAELLAGGARCPAYVGAPGRESAERERGFVTRMAAAGRQVYHVPGDYSEDSGLRAGMALPAEVDAVFVAGDLMAAGVLRALHQQGRRVPTDVTVVGFDDSLIAPLLYPRLSSVRQPAHDLGVAAGRLALSVIAGTAGPDVVITPELVRRESSIRVPSPRPP